Proteins co-encoded in one Natrarchaeobius halalkaliphilus genomic window:
- the pstC gene encoding phosphate ABC transporter permease subunit PstC — protein MSTETTPGPDITGGAARGDLEANRRARRLLFGCATITVVTTLAIFFVLIDNAVSYFFGARATEILLGASLERTVTFTEFFTGTRWAPDHATPGHGVLPVVFGTIAITVGAAFVAIPIGTATAIYLSEYASDGVRRKLKPTLEILAGIPTIVYGYFAIAFINPVVLSPIAETLFGINIGRYSMLSGMLVVGIMTIPMVSSISEDAMSAVPDDLRNGAYALGATRFDVSTRIVLPASISGVFASYILAVSRAIGETMAVSLAAGFNANITANPFDEIMTMTAYMVQMARGTTAVGTVEYQSLFAVGLLLFVMTLTMNLLNDWFKRRFQEEYR, from the coding sequence ATGAGCACCGAAACGACGCCGGGGCCGGACATCACCGGCGGAGCGGCACGGGGCGATCTCGAGGCGAACCGTCGAGCCCGACGGCTGCTCTTTGGCTGTGCGACGATCACCGTCGTCACGACGCTCGCGATCTTTTTCGTGTTGATCGACAACGCCGTGAGCTACTTCTTCGGCGCGAGGGCGACCGAGATACTGCTCGGCGCGAGTCTCGAGCGGACCGTCACCTTCACGGAGTTCTTCACCGGAACGCGGTGGGCACCCGACCACGCGACGCCGGGCCACGGCGTGCTCCCGGTCGTCTTCGGGACGATCGCGATCACGGTCGGTGCGGCGTTCGTCGCGATTCCGATCGGCACCGCGACGGCGATCTACCTGTCGGAGTACGCCTCCGACGGCGTTCGTCGAAAGCTCAAGCCGACCCTCGAGATCCTCGCGGGGATCCCGACGATCGTCTACGGCTACTTCGCGATCGCGTTCATCAATCCGGTCGTCCTCAGCCCGATCGCAGAGACGCTGTTCGGCATCAACATCGGCCGGTACAGCATGCTCTCGGGGATGCTCGTCGTCGGAATCATGACGATCCCGATGGTCTCCTCGATCAGCGAGGACGCGATGTCGGCGGTGCCGGACGACCTCCGAAACGGCGCGTACGCACTCGGCGCGACCAGGTTCGACGTTTCGACGCGGATCGTGCTGCCGGCGTCGATCTCGGGCGTCTTCGCCTCCTACATCCTCGCGGTGTCGCGGGCGATCGGTGAGACGATGGCAGTCTCGCTCGCGGCGGGGTTCAACGCGAACATCACCGCGAACCCGTTCGACGAGATCATGACGATGACGGCGTACATGGTCCAGATGGCGCGTGGCACCACCGCCGTCGGAACCGTCGAGTATCAGAGCCTGTTCGCCGTCGGCCTGTTGTTGTTCGTGATGACGCTTACGATGAACCTGCTCAACGACTGGTTCAAACGCCGATTCCAGGAGGAGTATCGATGA
- the pstA gene encoding phosphate ABC transporter permease PstA, with protein MSTDTDTEPTSTAADESLFTDVDLGWEHRKNRIFLAVIFAASMFGVVMLALLLLDVLTDLYVGVTEYNISLLEFFTRDGSRREELSGFRGAIVASIMLMIVTAILSFFVGVGSAIYLEEYAPDTRITRLIEANLANLAGVPSIVYGLLALAAFVNGIGMGPILLAGAIALALLVMPIIIVSTQEALRAVPDGVRNGSYATGATEWQTIRRVVLPAAMPGIMTGTILALARAIGETAPLIMVGAIFVNRMPFGPFDRFSAMPTQIYNWANEPSMHFIHLAAVGIVVLLTFMFVMNGIAIYLRNEYETEI; from the coding sequence ATGAGCACCGACACCGACACCGAACCGACGAGTACCGCCGCCGACGAGAGCCTGTTCACCGACGTCGATCTCGGCTGGGAACACCGCAAGAACCGCATCTTCCTCGCCGTCATCTTCGCCGCGTCGATGTTCGGCGTCGTCATGCTCGCACTCCTGTTGCTCGACGTGCTCACCGACCTCTACGTTGGCGTAACCGAGTACAACATCAGCCTCCTCGAGTTCTTCACCCGCGACGGCTCCCGTCGCGAGGAGCTGTCCGGGTTCAGGGGAGCGATCGTCGCCTCGATCATGCTGATGATCGTGACCGCGATCCTCTCGTTTTTCGTCGGTGTCGGCTCCGCGATCTACTTGGAGGAGTACGCGCCGGACACCCGCATCACCCGACTGATCGAGGCGAACCTGGCGAACCTCGCCGGGGTTCCGTCGATCGTCTACGGCCTGCTCGCGCTGGCGGCGTTCGTCAACGGAATCGGAATGGGACCGATCCTGCTGGCCGGCGCGATCGCGCTCGCGTTGCTGGTGATGCCGATCATCATCGTCTCGACCCAGGAGGCCCTCAGAGCGGTTCCGGACGGCGTCAGGAACGGCTCTTACGCTACCGGTGCGACGGAATGGCAGACGATCCGCCGCGTGGTGCTTCCGGCCGCGATGCCGGGGATCATGACGGGCACGATTCTGGCCCTTGCACGCGCGATCGGAGAAACGGCCCCGCTGATCATGGTCGGCGCGATCTTCGTCAATCGAATGCCGTTCGGCCCGTTCGATCGGTTCAGCGCGATGCCGACCCAGATCTACAACTGGGCGAACGAGCCGAGCATGCACTTCATCCACCTCGCTGCGGTCGGGATCGTGGTGTTACTGACGTTCATGTTCGTCATGAACGGGATCGCGATCTACCTGCGAAACGAGTACGAGACCGAGATCTAA
- the pstB gene encoding phosphate ABC transporter ATP-binding protein PstB — protein sequence MATQDNERALITTEVQTESTDRSDRPDETVLEARTLDVYYGEDQALTDVSIEIPEHKVTAIIGPSGCGKSTFLRSINRMNDQIDACRVDGELSFHGKNVYDDDVDPVALRRKIGQVFQKPNPFPKSIYDNVAYGLRVQGELDEGGMDDAVEEALRGAALWDEVEGKLDSSGLDLSGGQQQRLCIARAIATDPEVILMDEPTSALDPVAASKIEDLIDELVEEYTVVIVTHNMQQAARISDRTAVFLTGGSLVEEDDTATIFEDPRDDRVEDYITGKFG from the coding sequence ATGGCAACACAAGACAACGAGCGTGCGTTGATCACGACCGAGGTACAGACCGAGAGTACGGATCGTTCCGACCGGCCCGACGAGACCGTCCTCGAGGCCCGGACACTCGACGTCTACTACGGCGAGGATCAGGCGCTTACCGACGTGTCGATCGAGATTCCCGAACACAAGGTCACCGCGATCATCGGTCCATCAGGCTGTGGGAAGTCGACGTTCCTGCGGTCGATCAATCGGATGAACGACCAGATCGACGCCTGTCGCGTCGACGGCGAACTGTCCTTCCACGGGAAGAACGTCTACGACGACGACGTCGATCCCGTCGCCCTGCGCCGGAAGATCGGACAGGTGTTCCAGAAACCGAACCCGTTTCCGAAGTCGATCTACGACAACGTCGCCTACGGGCTGCGGGTTCAGGGGGAACTCGACGAGGGAGGGATGGACGACGCCGTCGAGGAGGCCCTGCGTGGGGCGGCGCTCTGGGACGAAGTGGAGGGCAAACTCGACTCGAGCGGACTCGACCTCTCGGGCGGCCAGCAACAGCGCCTCTGTATCGCCCGCGCGATCGCGACGGACCCGGAGGTGATCCTGATGGACGAGCCGACCTCTGCGCTCGATCCCGTCGCGGCCTCGAAGATCGAGGACCTGATCGACGAACTCGTCGAGGAGTACACCGTCGTCATCGTCACGCACAACATGCAACAGGCGGCGCGGATCTCCGACCGGACCGCGGTGTTCCTGACCGGCGGCTCGCTCGTCGAGGAAGACGACACCGCGACGATCTTCGAAGATCCGCGGGACGACCGCGTCGAGGACTACATCACCGGTAAATTCGGATAA
- the phoU gene encoding phosphate signaling complex protein PhoU codes for MTRTAYRAQLEQLRTNVFEMSETVCRRLRQSLDALEANDDELADAVIAGDDEVNRRYLELESDCIELLALQQPVASDLRFIASSFKIITDLERIGDLAVNLAEYSRRAERDRYPEIDIVHIGTETVFLVEDAMRAYATDDADATRDIAARDDEIDALCERASRTVVRGLVDADAADDALLADVSRMLLTIRDLERVGDHAVNVAARTLYMVDNDDELIY; via the coding sequence ATGACACGAACCGCATACAGAGCCCAGCTCGAACAGCTCCGAACGAACGTTTTCGAGATGAGCGAGACGGTCTGTCGCCGGCTGCGGCAATCGCTCGACGCACTCGAGGCGAACGACGACGAGCTCGCTGACGCCGTGATCGCCGGCGACGACGAGGTCAACCGCCGCTATCTCGAACTGGAGAGCGACTGCATCGAACTGCTCGCCCTCCAGCAACCGGTCGCGAGCGACCTGCGATTCATCGCGTCGTCGTTCAAGATAATCACCGACCTCGAGCGAATCGGGGATCTCGCGGTGAACCTGGCCGAGTACTCACGGCGGGCCGAACGGGATCGCTATCCGGAAATCGATATCGTTCACATCGGCACCGAGACGGTGTTCCTGGTCGAGGACGCCATGCGGGCGTACGCGACCGACGACGCCGACGCGACCCGCGACATCGCCGCGAGAGACGACGAGATCGACGCGCTGTGTGAACGAGCCAGCCGGACCGTCGTTCGCGGCCTCGTCGACGCCGACGCCGCAGACGACGCGCTTCTGGCGGACGTCTCGCGGATGCTGTTGACGATCCGCGATCTGGAACGAGTCGGTGATCACGCGGTCAACGTCGCGGCCCGGACGCTGTACATGGTCGACAACGACGACGAGTTGATCTACTGA
- a CDS encoding ArsR/SmtB family transcription factor yields MAHATERLRRYLEDELEECRSEDVDRRLDELGTLEATIGHERVSDELDVLSALANETRYAIVRVLVAAREELCVCELNAVVDVTESGLSHALSALVEAGLVTARKEGRWRKYRATNRAVALVTVLEGSLEDA; encoded by the coding sequence ATGGCACACGCGACGGAACGCCTGCGACGGTACCTCGAGGACGAACTCGAGGAGTGTCGAAGCGAGGACGTCGACCGCCGGCTCGACGAACTCGGGACGCTCGAGGCGACGATCGGACACGAGCGGGTCAGCGACGAACTCGACGTGCTCTCGGCGCTCGCAAACGAGACGCGGTACGCGATCGTCCGCGTTCTCGTGGCCGCTCGCGAGGAGCTCTGCGTCTGCGAGTTGAACGCGGTGGTCGACGTGACCGAGAGCGGCCTCAGTCACGCGCTCTCCGCGCTCGTCGAAGCTGGCCTCGTCACCGCACGCAAGGAGGGGAGATGGAGGAAGTACCGGGCGACGAACCGCGCCGTCGCCCTCGTGACGGTTCTCGAGGGGAGCCTCGAGGATGCGTGA
- the arsB gene encoding ACR3 family arsenite efflux transporter — MRDAHDHGPNCDCGSCGDPRAMDVLDKYLTVWIFAAMAVGVGLGYVAPGVVDPIREYSLVELGLILMMYPPLAKVNYRRLPTVFSQWRILSLSLLQNWLIGPTVMFLLAVIFFSGAVPWFPARPEYFLGLIFIGMARCIAMVLVWNDLADGSSEYAAGLVAFNSVFQIVTYGVYIWAFALVLPPLLGLDALASGISAFDITTMQVFEAIVIFLGIPFAAGMLTRFGGVRARGEAWYADELVPKISPLTLLALLFTIVVMFATQGDAIVAQPTDVLWIAVPLTIYFVVMFLVSFAMGRGIGADYSTTTAIGFTAASNNFELAIAVAVAVFGIGSGVAFATVVGPLIEVPVLLALVHVALYFGRRFDWDGFETGRLDGSPSETTTDD, encoded by the coding sequence ATGCGTGACGCTCACGATCACGGGCCGAACTGCGACTGTGGGAGCTGTGGGGATCCGCGGGCGATGGACGTCCTCGATAAGTACCTCACCGTCTGGATCTTCGCCGCGATGGCGGTCGGCGTCGGACTCGGATACGTCGCACCCGGAGTCGTCGATCCGATCCGGGAGTACTCCCTCGTCGAACTCGGCCTGATACTGATGATGTACCCGCCGCTTGCGAAGGTCAACTACCGGCGGCTCCCGACGGTGTTCAGCCAGTGGCGCATCCTCAGCCTGAGCCTCCTCCAGAACTGGCTGATCGGGCCGACCGTCATGTTTCTGCTGGCGGTGATCTTCTTCAGCGGGGCGGTCCCCTGGTTCCCCGCCCGTCCGGAGTACTTCCTCGGGCTGATCTTCATCGGGATGGCTCGCTGTATCGCCATGGTGCTCGTCTGGAACGACCTCGCGGACGGCTCGAGCGAGTACGCCGCCGGCTTAGTCGCGTTCAACAGCGTCTTCCAGATCGTCACCTACGGGGTGTACATCTGGGCGTTCGCGCTGGTTCTCCCGCCCCTGCTCGGCCTCGACGCGTTAGCCAGCGGGATCTCCGCCTTCGACATCACGACGATGCAGGTGTTCGAAGCGATCGTCATCTTCCTCGGAATCCCGTTCGCCGCCGGCATGCTCACCCGCTTTGGCGGCGTCCGAGCCAGGGGCGAGGCGTGGTACGCCGACGAACTGGTTCCGAAGATCAGCCCGCTCACGCTGCTGGCACTCCTGTTTACCATCGTCGTGATGTTCGCGACACAGGGAGACGCGATCGTCGCTCAGCCGACCGACGTCCTGTGGATCGCCGTCCCACTGACGATCTACTTCGTCGTCATGTTCCTCGTGAGCTTCGCGATGGGCCGCGGGATCGGCGCGGATTACTCGACGACGACGGCGATCGGCTTTACCGCGGCCTCGAACAACTTCGAACTGGCCATCGCGGTGGCGGTCGCTGTCTTCGGCATCGGCTCCGGCGTCGCCTTCGCGACCGTCGTCGGCCCGCTCATCGAGGTGCCGGTGCTCCTCGCGCTGGTCCACGTCGCGCTGTACTTCGGGCGGCGGTTCGACTGGGACGGGTTCGAAACCGGCCGACTCGACGGCTCTCCCTCCGAAACCACGACTGACGACTGA
- a CDS encoding arsenate-mycothiol transferase ArsC, with product MSTTTEPTDAIRLAFVCVRNAGRSQMSAAIAERERDRRDLAGRVEIRSGGTDPADRVHETVREVMAADGYDCSDRVPREISPEELRSCEYVLTMGCSTLDIEDADAVDVRDWALSDPHGRDPTEVRRIRDEIERKVNALFDEIERALEP from the coding sequence ATGTCCACCACAACCGAACCGACGGACGCGATCCGCCTCGCGTTCGTCTGCGTCCGAAACGCCGGCCGGTCACAGATGTCCGCCGCGATCGCAGAACGCGAACGCGACCGCCGCGACCTCGCTGGCCGCGTCGAGATCCGCTCGGGCGGGACGGATCCCGCCGATCGCGTCCACGAAACCGTCCGCGAGGTGATGGCCGCGGACGGCTACGACTGCTCCGATCGGGTCCCCAGGGAGATCTCGCCCGAGGAGCTTCGCTCCTGTGAGTACGTCCTGACGATGGGGTGTTCGACCCTCGACATCGAGGACGCCGACGCGGTCGACGTCCGCGACTGGGCGCTCTCGGATCCCCACGGTCGCGACCCCACGGAGGTCCGTCGCATTCGCGACGAGATCGAACGGAAGGTGAACGCGCTCTTCGACGAAATCGAACGAGCGCTCGAGCCGTAG